The genome window TATCCAAACTTGATTAAGGGAGTAGTTCCTACCCATCCGAACCAGATTTGGGCAAGTGACATCACCTATGTTGAAACCAATGAAGGTGTGTGCTACCTCTCGCTTATAACAGACCTGTATTCCCATAAAATCGTTGGATGGGCTGTTGGTCCAACATTAGAAACTGTATATCCATTAGAAGCGCTTAAAATGGCATATAAAAGCATTGATGAAGAAACTGCAAAAGGACTCATCCATCACTCTGACAGAGGAAGCCAGTATTGCAGTCAGAATTATGTGTCTATCCTAAAAAGTCATGGCTCACAAATAAGTATGACTCAAACAGGAGATCCTTTGGAGAATGCCATAGCAGAACGTGCAAACGGCATTTTAAAAACGGAATGGCTTTATAGGATGACAATTCCTACTCGTAAAGTATGTAAGAAGGAACTGACCAGGATTATTGCGTTTTATAACGACGAAAGACCGCATATGAGTATCGGTAATCAAACACCATCTGTTGCACATACTCAAGCGGGGCCACAGCAGAAAATGTGGAAAAATCCTTGGGAAAATTCTTCTAATTAGTTGAAAATGTGTATCTTTGCATTTGAAAGAATATCATCACCGTAACCTTTCTAGGGATAGCTCCTTAAAAAGAGTAACCTAGTTAGGTATAATGGGGATTCGCTGACAACCCATATAGTGATAAAATTAAAAATGCGTAACTCATTTAGTGATAAGAAAAATAGATAGTAACATATTTAGTTTAACCATCCTAAAGGTGACAACTTTTTCACGTATAAGACAGGGAACTCGTGGCTCCAAGCTCATTCTGGGCATTCCGAACAATAATGTCCGCAAGCAGTATTATGGTTATCTGGAAGAGGAGTATCAGGCAAAGGCTTATGTGGATGTCAACCAGCTCACCGATTACTATTATGATATGGCATACGATGGTAAGTGGGATGAAGGATTGCGCTTCATGGCAGATGCCTATGCCAAGGTTTCATCGGTGCGTGATGGCATTGAGGCTGAGCGAAACCTGCAGGGATTCTTCATGGCTTATCTGAATCTGAATGATTATTATATCACGGCTCCAGAGTTAGAGTTGAATCATGGCTATTGTGATTTCTTCCTTTTGCCGGACCTTACCCATTATGCCAGTCAGCATAGCTACATTCTGGAATTGAAGGTTCTTTCTAAGAAAGATTTCTCTGCGATAGTTGAAGGTGAGTTTACGGAAGATGGCAAGCCTATGACCAAGGCCGAGAAACAGTGGCGTGAGGCTGTAGAACAGATTCATCGATATGCTGAGGCTCCAAGGGTTGAGGCTTTGCGCCAAGGCACAAAACTCCATCTCATCATCATGCAGTTTGAGGGGTGGGAACTTAAACGGATGGAAGAAGTATGAAATTAATGAAAAGACTCTATATTATATTAATAGTATTACTTAGTAGTATGCTTCTTCTTCTGGATTCATGCACCCAGAAGAAGATGGTGATTGGTGTGTCGCAATGTTGCAGCGGAGTTTGGCGCGAGAAGGTGAATAATGAGATGCGACTGGCGCAGTATCAATATAAGAATGTGGATTTGCTGTTTACTACTGCAGAGAACGACGGGCAACGCCAGGCTCGCCAGATAGACAGTATGATAGCCAGGAAGGTAGATTTAATCGTGGTGGCCCCTGATAACGTGAATGATGTTACTCCCGCCATCGAGCGAGCTTATCGTGCGCATATCCCGGTTATTCTCTTTGACAGAAAGGTAAAGACAACCCATTATACAGCTTCCATCGGTGGCGATAATGTAGAAGCGGGTAGGGAAGTAGCCCGCTTTCTTGCCAGGAAGCTGGATGGAAAAGGTACCGTTGTTGAGATTACGGGCTTGAAGGATGCTTCTCCTGTCATCGAGCGCCATCGTGGTTTTCAAGAGGTGATGAAGAATTACCCGGGAATCAAGGTGGTTACCCTGGAAAGCAACTGGAAGATGGAACGTGCCCAGGAGTTGATGAAGCAATATCTGGATAAGGGCGGACATGCGGATGGCGTGTTCGGACATAGCGACCTGGGAGCCATAGGAGCCTTTCTGGAAGCAGAGAGACGAGGCATTGATAAGCAGATGCTGATAGTAGGCATTGATGGATTGCCTGGAGAATGGGAAGGAGTGGATAGAGTGAAGAGAGGACAGTTTGCAGCTTCTTATGTCTATCCTACCCAGGGCGAAAAGATTATGGAATTGGCGATGAATATCCTTCAGGGTAAATCCTATAAGAAGGATAATGTGATGAAATCATTTCTTGCTACCCAGGAAAACTGCGATGCCATCGCCCTACAATATCAGGATTTGGTAGCCAAGATGAAGAATCTGGATCAGATTTCTGACAGTCTTGATTCTTATTCAAAGGTTTCCCGTATCCAGAAATGGATGCTTTTGATCGCCTTTATTGTAGTTCTGATTCAGTTCTTTGTCATCTACTATATATATAAGGTATATAGAAAGAAGCTGCAGAAACAGAAAGCCGTGGCTCGTGGCTTTATCGAGAACAAGGAGGGCTGGGCTGCTGAACTGAATCATCTGGATGAGAGTGATCGTTACTTCATGGATCGTTTCAAGAAGAAAATCCTTGAGAATATGGGCAATGCTGATATGAAGATGGATGATTTGGGAGCCCAGATGCAGTTGAGCAAGGTGCAGCTCTATCGCAAGGTGAAGGCTATGACAGGAAAAACGCCTGCCGAGCTCCTGAAAGAGATGCGCCTGCAGAGAGCCTATACCCTCTTGCAGCAAACAGACAAGACAATCTCTGAAGTTTCGGCAGAAGTAGGCTTTGCGTTACCGGGCTATTTCTCTTCCTGTTTCAAGAAGCAGTTTGGAGTTCTTCCTACCGATTTTAGAAATGAACAGGCATCTAAAAAGAAATAGTTTTCTAACTCCTTTAAAATAAGTATTTTAAAATCGTGGCGTAAGATTCGAAAATCGTTTCATGTAACATAATTACTGTTGCAGGAACGATTTTTTTTATTTATGTTACCATTCTTTGCCTAATTTTGCGGCAGAAATTAAAATAAAACAATTTTGAAACTTAAAACGTTAGAAATAGTATGAACAATCTTTCAAGATTACTGATGAGCTCTGCGCTCTGTACTGTTTGCACCGTAGCTAGTGCACAACAGGTAAATGTAAATGGCATTGTGAAAGATGCTGCTGGTGAGACAGTCATTGGTGCATCTGTCATGGTGAAAGGCACAAAGACTGGTACTGTTACCGACTTTGATGGTAACTTTCATGTAGAATGTGCTCCTGGT of Segatella copri contains these proteins:
- a CDS encoding IS3 family transposase yields the protein MLRTECQSQGLGTLCGLFGFTRQAYNKRNVSDGFAEDVIESIIIEKAREYRKSNPGLGAVKLHAILKQMFEDTGCFPGRDAFIEMLRKHGLMVRIKRRRRYKTTDSDHNYRKYPNLIKGVVPTHPNQIWASDITYVETNEGVCYLSLITDLYSHKIVGWAVGPTLETVYPLEALKMAYKSIDEETAKGLIHHSDRGSQYCSQNYVSILKSHGSQISMTQTGDPLENAIAERANGILKTEWLYRMTIPTRKVCKKELTRIIAFYNDERPHMSIGNQTPSVAHTQAGPQQKMWKNPWENSSN
- a CDS encoding AraC family transcriptional regulator, coding for MKLMKRLYIILIVLLSSMLLLLDSCTQKKMVIGVSQCCSGVWREKVNNEMRLAQYQYKNVDLLFTTAENDGQRQARQIDSMIARKVDLIVVAPDNVNDVTPAIERAYRAHIPVILFDRKVKTTHYTASIGGDNVEAGREVARFLARKLDGKGTVVEITGLKDASPVIERHRGFQEVMKNYPGIKVVTLESNWKMERAQELMKQYLDKGGHADGVFGHSDLGAIGAFLEAERRGIDKQMLIVGIDGLPGEWEGVDRVKRGQFAASYVYPTQGEKIMELAMNILQGKSYKKDNVMKSFLATQENCDAIALQYQDLVAKMKNLDQISDSLDSYSKVSRIQKWMLLIAFIVVLIQFFVIYYIYKVYRKKLQKQKAVARGFIENKEGWAAELNHLDESDRYFMDRFKKKILENMGNADMKMDDLGAQMQLSKVQLYRKVKAMTGKTPAELLKEMRLQRAYTLLQQTDKTISEVSAEVGFALPGYFSSCFKKQFGVLPTDFRNEQASKKK